The Clostridium sp. DL-VIII DNA window TTTTCTTTTTCCTGTTGACTTGAACAAGAAGGATCATGTTTTTCACTCATAATATTTTCCTCCTAAAATAAAAAGTTAATAGATTTAAGTACATTACTAGTGTCTTCAATATATAAATTATAATTCTATGAAATTAATAAAAAATAGATAAACACTCTTCACTAAATATTTAAGCTTTTATAGATCTAGTAGTTTTGCTATGTTTTCACCTAAAACAGCACTGCTGATAGATGAATCATTGCATACTTTTCTTACTGTATCCAGTGATAATTGCAAATCACCATAAGGCATGTCTACACCAAAGATACATTTATGTGGAAGCTCATTTACAGCTATTTTTAAAACAAGGGTAGAAAAATAGGCTGATGTATCAAGATATAAATTTGGAATTTCTCTGGATAATTCTATTGCTGTTAGCCAATTAGTGCCACCCATATGACCCATTATAACTGGAATAGCAGGGAATAACTTAGCTAATTCTGCAATTTCATTAATGTCTTGTAAATTTAAAGGATTAAAAGCATGTATCCATATGGGTAATTTTCCAAATTCAATGGAAGCTTCAAAAACAGTTTTAAGTATTTTTACTTGTCCACTAGATAGTGTAAATTCTCCGAGTCCAGCAATGTTATTTTTTATTATGTGTTCTTCGATATATGAGCTTGTATCATTTTTATTTAGTCCTGTAGGTATTTTGCCAAAGCCAATATACCTTGATGGATATTTTTCTATTGCGTCCTTGAGCTCAGTAATAGCGCTGTCATTTTTAATCAATAATGCATTTGAGTTACCATTTACAATTTCACTTAATGATTTCATTTCTTTCTTTAAATCAGTTAGATTATCTGCTTTTTCGGGATGTATTCTTGTTGAAAAGAGAATAGTTTTATCAACTCCAGCTTTATCCATTGTTTCAATGTGTTTTTCTACTGGAAGAATGACATGAGAATGTCCATCAATAATCATATATATCAATCCTTTTTAACAATATTTTTAATAAGGCCTTATGGGACAATTATATATGAGATACAAGAAAATAAAAGTATGCACTTTTTTGTGCTATACTATCCTTAAGGAGAGTGAAGAATTTGGAAAAGCTGTGCTATGTTAGTAATAAAGAGCCATTTGAATATACTTTGTCAATTATAAGTGGAAAATGGAATTTGAAAATCATTTATTTACTTGCCTGCAGTGGTACCCTTAGGTATGGGGAATTAAAGAAGAATATTGAAGGAATTACCCACAAGATGTTAAGCTCACAATTGAAAGCGCTAGAAAATGAAAATATAGTATCTCGAGAAGAATATCCTCAGATTCCACCCAAAGTTGAGTATTCCCTTACGATAAAAGGACAAAGTCTTATTAAGCTAGTTAAGGATATGTGTGATTGGGGAAGAGAAAATATTTAATTTTACGAAAGGTATATAACTCATGGAATATATAAAGATTAATGAAAAAGAATTTAAATTTGTTGTTGGAACTGGTAAAGACTATAAATTTAGAAAAAGTTTTAATACGCTAACTGAGAAAACATTTGGATTTAATTTTGAGAGCTGGTATCAGAATGGATACTGGAAAAATAAATATATACCATATTCACTTATGGATGGAGATGTGGTTGTTTCAAATGTATCAGTTAGTACAATGGATTTTGATGTTTTTGGAAAAACAAAGAGGTATATTCAGTTAGGAACTGTGATGACCGATGTTAAATATAGAAATCAGGGACTACTAAGAATAATAATAGAAAGAGTCATTGCAGAATGGAAAGATAAATGTGAATTGATTTATTTGTTTGCTAATAATTCAGTTCTTGATTTTTATCCTAAATTTGGTTTTAATAAATTGCAAGAATATCAATATTCTAAATTAATAAATAAAAAGGAGGAGTGTGGATTTGCAAGAAAATTAGATATGTCTAATGAACAGGACAAGGCACTGGTGTATAGCAAAGCAAATAATTCATGTTCGCTATCAAAAATTTATATGCATGGTAATGTGGAATTAATTATGTTTTACTGTACTTTATTTATGAAGAATAACGCTTATTATATCGAAGATTATGATGCAGTTGTAATTGCAGAATTTAAGGAAGATACCATAGAAGTATTAGATGTTTTTTGTACAAAAGAAAATTCTTTAGATAAAATACTTAATTGTTTAATAAACGAAAATATAAAAAGAGAGAAGCTTTATTTTACACCAAAAGAAATAGAGTCTTATACAATTATGCCCCTTGAGGGAGAAGATACTTTATTTATTCTAGGTAAAGACACAAAATTACTTGCTGAAAATCAATTCATGTTTCCAAAGTTATCTCACACTTAACTTAGTAAAGCGTGAGAATATGATTTTTAGAGAGGATGTACGAGAGGTAAGGAATAATTGGTGATTGTAAGTGTTAGGAGATAAAATGAAAATAAGAGAAGAATATACTTGTCCTTTAGAATTGGTGCACGATATGATTAAAGGAAAATGGAAATCTATTATATTATGGAGGTTACGCTTAGGTGCTACATCATTGGCCAAATTAGAAAGAGATATTGATGGAATCAATCAAAAAATGCTGCTAGAGCAATTGAAAGAATTGATTGATTATGGATTTGTACAAAAGAAAACATTTGATGGGTATCCTCTTCGAGTGGAATACTCTCTGACAATAGATATGGGAATGCAGATTATAGATGCTCTAAAAATTATGCAGTCCATTGGCATTAATTATTTAAAAGAACATGGTATGGAAACGATATTGATTGAAAAGGGGGTCATTCCAGAGTAATACCCACAAAAAAGTTAGTAATTTACCTTATAGATAGCCTTTGCTATAATTTGCCTATAAATAATAGTGATGGAGGTAATCAAAATGATAGTAACAAGTACAGGAATTATAAATGGAATAATTCAAGATAAATATGGAAGCCGTGGAGAATATTTTAATGAAAATGGAGTCCCTACTTTTTCGATTCCTTTAAAAATTGAAAATGCTCCAGTAAATACTGTTTCATTTGCAATAGTATTAGAGGATAAAGATGCTTATCCGGTGACAGGAGGCTTTTCATGGATACACTGGCTTGCAGCAAATATTACACGTAATGAATTGAAAGATAATGAGAGTCAGACGGCAGAGGATTTTATACAAGGTATAAATAGCTGGACTAGCTTACAAGGGAATCAGCAGTCAAAAGAGCTTTCTAGCTATTATGGCGGTATGACACCACCAGATAAATCACATGTTTATGAGATACATGTTTTTGCTTTAGATAAACTGCTGAATCTACAAAGAGGCTTCTTGTTAAATGAACTATATCATCTGATGGATGAACATATTTTAGAAGAATATACGTTGAAAGGAACTTATGAAAATTAGTTTTTTAACAAATCAAAAATAAGAGATGGTTATATATTCAGAGTTGTCAAAAAGAAGTTATGAATTTGACAATAGAAAACCCATTCTTGAATGCTATGCAATTCAGATGATAAATCAGCATTAGCTGGTGGTTATGATTCGAACATACTACAACTTTATAGAACCATATCTGAATAGACTTATCTTTTTTTATGTATTAAACTATATATATAATACTTTAAGCAGGCACCATCAAGTAAAACCTGGGTACGGGATCATCTACCACTAAAATTGCACTATGTATGTTGTTAATAGGGGTACGGCAACGATTCGTGTAAAAAACAGCCACAAGACAGTATTTACCATTTATAATGCACTATAAATCAAAATGGTACTACTATTTTGTAGCTGTTATGACGTAAAATAGTTATTATACGTTTATCTTTTAAGTTTTGCAAAAATCACCAATCACAAATAGTTTTGAGGCGTTTAGTATCAAGTATAGGCTTTACTTTTTGGCCGCCTTTACAATCCTGCGGAGTGAACCGTCATAAGAAGTGTGAAAAAGCTCCACCGTTAGCCCTTCCATTGCGAAAAATTCGCCATATTCTTTTATGTGTGATTTATCGCTAATGATCACTGTTCCATTCGGTTTCAATACTCTCGCTATTTCCTGGCAGGCTTTCTTTCGTCCATCTTTGGTAGGGATATTGTGAATACAAAGATTGGAAAGAACCACGTCAAATGTATCATTGGGAAAGGACATACTTCGCACATCCTCATTTCTTACTTCAACTTTTTGAAGGACCCCCTCAAGTTCAGCATTTCTCATGGTATTTTGATAAGTATTGTTGTGCATATTTTCCGCATTCCAAATATCAATGCCGATGCTTTTTCCCAGAGTCAATTTTTTTGCAGCACCAATCATTAGAAGTCCCCGTCCAGTACCTATATCAAGGACTTTTTCATTTCCTTTCCAATCAATCATGGAAATTATCTTGTCCCTACGGCGTAGTTTGCCGAGCTTAATGTAATAAAGATATGAACCACAAACAAGAGTCGTTAACAAACCGCAAAGTATAAGAACAAAGGCCACAATTTTTAGGCTGATGCTGGGAAAAGTGATTAAAGAAACTCCTCCACCAAAACAAACTATTCCCGCAAAACAAAAAATGGTAACGCCGAAAGGTGAACCATCCAAACCATAATTCGGTTTTGATTTCATTATATTATTTGTCATGATTTCCTCATCTATTTCGAACAATTTCTTGACAAGATACAAGGTGTATCTTATGTTTTTATAAGAAATCATATATTATTTCTTATAAAAAATAGAGAGAGGAGATGTGTATATATGAACGAGGAAACCGCAAATACACGAAAACGGGGAGATACGTTAGTAGAAAGTATTTATGACGCAGCAGTAAAGCTCATAAAAGAAGTCGGCTATGCAAATCTAAATCTTACTTTTCAGCAGATTGCAAAGACAGCAAAAACCAGCCGTAGTGTGTTATACCGCCGGTGGGCAACTATGTTTGATTTACTTATGGAAATAGTTGATGATAGATCATCTAAAGCACTTGGCGGTCAATTAATCGATATAATAAAAAATACCGGAACTTTAAGGGGAGATCTGTTAAGTTTACATACATCCTACCAGAGTACCTACGAAGAAGTTGGACCTGAAATTTTGAGTGCAGTTTTATTTGAAATAGGGCAAGGTAATAACAAAGTACCCGAAGCTGAGGTAGACGCAGCAGCAAAAAATATCCTGGTTATGCGAAAGTTACTGGAAAATGCAAAGTCAAGAGGCGAAAAGATAAAAGAGGTAAGCGATATAACACTAGCCTTACCGTTTAACCTTATTCGTATGGAAAATCTTATGTATAAAAATGTTGATTCGAGGCAGATTGCATTATTTGTCGATGAAATACTGCTTCCTGTTTTTACAGAGTAATAAGCAATCTTAGCCCATTTATTGTTATTAGTAGGTATAATCATCCATCATTCAGCTAACTAACTTTTATTCAAAATAAGAAACATTGCTCCTCTCTTGTATATTTTTTCAGCCTATTATGTACATCTTTTCGCATGATAATTGCACCTACTTCATCAGAATTTCTATACACTTATACCTTGAAAAAATCGTACATAAAAAGTGCATAAATTCCTACATTTCCATGTTGGAACTTTTATGCACTTCCATATTAACATTTACAAGCAGAACATGTAGCAAAGTTAAACGAGTATATTAACTTGTCACCCGCCCAAAGGTAGTTAAGCTGTTTGACACTTCAATACCGCTCATATCTAGCTCGAAATGAAATTCTATTTCTGCATGCTGGCTAGCTAACCAAAGGTGGCATAAGGCAATGCCCATGTCAATGGGAATCAACTTGTTATAAATAGCACCCTGAAGAATTCCTAGCTTTCTCTTATAGATATCCACAATGCCATCATGACAGCGAAAATACCATGCTTGACAGTTCCCTGCAGACGGAGCTAGCCGTACCGCCTCCATTCTTGGATCTACACCTTCCACAATCTCGGATATGGGCTTCCGTTTAAATTCAGACAACTCCCTGTGTGGAGAGTTCCTGGCTACTCCAAAAGCTAAAATCATAACATGTTTCTTGCCACTCTTTATTTCGTTTGCCGGACGCCCTGCTCCGACATAGCAACTTCCAAGTCCGATGGAGGACAAGTATAAATCTGCTTGCTGGAGTAGAAAACCAGCATTGGTTAGGTAACCATCAGTAGTATCGGAGTACAGTACCAGATAATGAGGAGCTCTCCATGGAATAGTTATCTTCATTTCGCTAGGAGGGAGTACGACCAATTCCGTTTTTATACCTGGTATAAGGGGAGTAAGTTTCTCAAATTCAGCTTGTATTTCTTTGAGCTTTGCCGAAGGCAATGGATCTAGATACCTCCGTGTGGATTTGCGCCGAAATATGCTATCATACAGTTCCATAATCATCTTCCTTTCAAGATTTTCATAAAGAAGTATTCTTTATGTATTTTCGAGTCTATCATGTAAGTGTACTTTAATGTCAATAACAACATTTGGATTGACATTAAAGCATACTTACACATATCCTTGGAATTGCCAGTACTATCGGAAAACATTTAAACCTTCCAGTGATAAGTATTTCTCACGAAGAAGCTAATGCTCATTTCGGATTTCTCGGTATGCTGGCTTCATTTGATATCCTATTTGCTTATTTATATAGTGAAATCAAGACCTCCAGAAAAGTTTATCTGAGGGTCTTTTAGCTCTGAAGATCCATCAAATGTGAATCTTCTATCCCGTTTTTACAGGTTGTCAGTATTTTGGTGTATCTTTTTAGGTAGTAAGAAAACAAGTGGTATAGTTAAGATCAAAATACCGACAGCAGACCAAATTGCATATCTTGCACCCAAAGTAAATCCTCTGAATTCAAATGAACTTCCAATATAATTGAAAAAAATCGTACCGAGAATAGCAATACCTATACTGCTGCCAACTTGCTGCATCATGCTCAAAACACCAGAAGCTGAACCTGCATCCTGTTGTGGAACTTGTGAAATACTAAAATCAGTAAGAGGAGCTACAACCATGCCCATACCCACACCAGCGATAAGAAGTACGGGAATTAACTGCCAATTGCTCATAGATGTACCGGCTCCGTGCATAACTAATTCTACACCTGCAAGCCCAAGCGAGCATAAAATTAAACCTATTACAACGATATTGCGACCATATCGCGGCGCCAATTTCGTTACTGAAAACGCTGCCCCTACAGGGAGCATAAGTGAAAACGGCAATGCGGTCAAAGCTGCGTGCATAGGTGTAAAATGCAATCCCATTTGTAAGTAAAAAGTAAAGACGATATTATAGCCGATCATTGCAATCATAAATAAGGTGAATACCGATACCCCTCCAACAAAACTCTTAATCTGGAAAAGGTTTAGTGCGATTAAAGGAGATTTATTCAGTTTCATACGGTGCTTCTCATAGACAATAAAAAGGATACAAACGATGAGTGAAGCTGCCATTGAAATATATGTCCAAACAGGCCATCCCAAGCTATTCCCTTGTATCAGCGGATACAGCAGCATTATAAGCGAAGTCATCGCCATTAGCGTACCCGGTATATCTACACGTAACGGGTTTATAGATTTTGATTCTGTAAGTACAATAGCAGCTGCTATAAAAATGAAAACTCCGACCGGAACATTAATGAAGAATATTGTGCGCCAGCCTAGCCCAAGAAGATTAATCTTTATCAGGAATGCTGCCAATAATGGTCCGCCAACACTTGCAAATCCACCAATTCCACTGTAGATGCCAAGTGCCCCGGCACGTTCTTTAGGCGCAAATAAAACTTGTATATAAGAAAGCACCTGTGGAACCATTATCCCAGCCATGATTCCCTGTATTGCGTTCGAAAAAATCATAACATTGATTGTGGGAGCCGAACCTGAAATAGCGGATGCAACAGTAAACCCTGCTACACCTATCATGAACATCTTTTTACGACCTAAAATATCCCCAAGTCGCCCGCCAGTAATTATAATTAGAGCCATTCCAAGGATATATGCGTTTACCGTCCACTGAACAGCTGACGAACTAGCCTGTAAATTGCTTTGAATTGAAGGTATAGCAATGTTGATTATATTAGTATCCAACATATCCATAAAAGCCCCAAATAGAAGTATGACTAAGGTAAATGTACGGTATTTATTGTTTATATTTTCTTTCTCCATTATTGTGTCCTCCTCTGCTCGATTTTTGGAATTTCATTATAATTTGTGCCATGATTAAACCTCCTTAAAATTTTAACCTCTCGAAAAAGATAGATATGTTTCCTTGAAACACAACTGTTTGTGTAAGAATGCTTTATAAAAGCTATTCAACTTGTATCTAATTGGCAATAATTGTATTATGGCTGTTTTTTTACACATTATTTATACTTTTTTAATTACAACTGACGTTTTGTCAGCTACTAAATCATAGCATTTAACTGACAATTTGTCAATTACTATGTTGAAACTTCATTGAGCCTATGTTAGAATTGGATTAGTATTAATATAAAGGAGAGGTTACTATGACTTTCGTAAGAGCAAGAACAAAGGAACAAATCACCAGCCGGCAGGAAGAGATAATCAATGCATGTGATGAGCTATTAAGCCGCTTTGGATATGAGGGTGTAACGTTTAAGGCAATATCGGAACTAACCTCTTTTACCCGTCCATCGATTTATAATTACTATAAAACGAAAGATGAGGTTTTGCTGGATCTCATAAAAAGGGAATTAATTGACTGGCAGAAATGTCTTGTCGAAATGATGGAAATAACGCCTACAATGACAAAGGAAGAATACAGCAGATCCTTGACGCAGCAACTGGAATCACATGATAAATTGTTGATGCTATCAAGCATCCTCGCGATATTTATTGAAGTCAACAGTAGCGTCAGCTTTGAGAAACAGGAAGATTTTGAAAAGGAACTTAATAAGCTTCGGAGCACTTTTGCTGCAAGCGTGAACCAATATTTCCCTACGGCTGTCGCAGAAAAAAAGGAGATATTTCAATTTACATTTTTTGCTTATACATTTGGCTTGTTCCCAGTGTTACATCCATCTCAGAAAAGGATGAAGGTCATTGAACAGACAAAGACTGGTCTCCATGTACCAGATTTTCAATATATATGTTACCATGGAATATTACTTCTGTTGTCCGATTTATGATCTAATCCAGCTAACTAATTGTCTAATCTATTCTAATTGGCAAAGAGCAAGTCAAGGTATTCAAATTCCTTCGACTTTGCCATTTTTTTGTTTCTATGTGTAGTTCTGCTAACATTTTAATGTTGGCAGAACCACACAGCCATCATGCTAAGAGAGCTCTATAAAAAAAACATATATAAAAATGTTATCTATAACCGAATATCAGTAGTGTTAAAAGTGCAGCGTAAAACAATTTGATTAAATTGTAAATGTTACCACTGTATACGTGGCTTTTTGGCATACCATAAAACTGATTGAATATAAATATACACTTATGCTACACAATTAAATCTCGTCAGAATAAGAATTAATAGAAAAAGCATAAAATATGATTAGAATGTTATACTAATACTAACATAAGCTTGATGAAGTTTAATATAATAGTTGACGCAATGTAAGCTAAATGTTATACTTAAATAGCTGACAGAGTGTCAAGTGAATATTAAAATTTCAATATGATAAGGAGTGAGTTAGATGAGTAATTCGGGAAAACTTTCCAACAAAATAGCATTGGTGACTGGAGGATCGAAAGGTATTGGAGCTTCTATTGCAAAACATCTTGGGGCGGCAGGGGCAACTGTGGTGGTAAACTACTCAAGCAGCAAGTCAGCTGCGGACAGGACTGTTGCGGAAATTCAGGCAGAAGGTGGTACCGCATGGGCAGTGCAGGGCGATTTTTCGAAACCGGAAGAGATCACTCGAGTTTTTTCGGAAATCAAACAGAAGCACGAGAAGTTAGATATTCTGGTGAACAATGCTGGCGTATTTGGATACGCATCGCTTGAGGACACTACGCCAGAGGAATTTTACCGACAGGTTAATCTGAATGTGTTAGGACTGCTACTGGCAACGAAGGAAGCGGCGGCTATGATTGGTCCTGAGGGTGGGTCGGTGATCAACATCGGTTCACTTTCGGGCCAGATGCCGGCTGCAGGGCTTTCAATCTATTCAGCAACCAAAGGTGCGCTGAACTCGATTACCGTTTCGCTCTCCAAGGAACTTGGTCCTCGTAAGATCCGCGTCAATGCGATCAATCCAGGAATGGTGGCGACTCCAGGATTACAGTCTGACGCAATGGGAGATAATTTCGAAGAAAAGGTGCTTAAGAGTACGCCTATCGGCCGAATTGGTCAGCCGGAGGATATCGCGAAAAGTGCGGTGTTCTTAGCTTCGGATGACGCGTCTTGGATCACTGGTCAACTGCTTAACGTGAGCGGTGGGACGACGTTCTAGGAATCCGCAGGGTGACAGTAGTTCGATGAGATCGAGTTTAAGTTCCCTGTGCTATAATGTCCTAACTTATCAAGATACTAAAATGAATTTTTTAGATAGATAAACTATTAATCTGTTTTATGGATGTTGGGGTTCTAGTGGGATAGCCGACATACACACATTATCTATACTTCCTTGAATAGAAGTGGCATGAATAGCAGACTCCAACTTTGTTGATATGTAAACACCAAGGAAGCATAAGGAGTAAGTAAAGTATTTCCATATATAGTTCCAAATATTAATATTATATTATGAAGTTAATTCGCTTCAGAAATTAAGAACTAAATCGCTAAAAGCGATGGCTTGGTTGGTAATTAAATAAAATTTTATATGCAAAAAATAAGAAGTGAAGTTCTTTCTCAAGGAACTTCACTTCTCATATTTTACACGCTTTTTTACAAGGAGTGATAAAATGTATCAAAAAGATAGAAAAAATGATTAAATATCTAGAACTTTGTGGACGCAGTAAAGCCACGATTAGAAATATGGTTTGCACTATGAACGCCTTTTCTAGATTTTATAGCAAGCCACCTGAATTATTAGGTGAGCGTGAAATCATTAATTATTTAGAGTATTGCATAAAAACAAAAAAGTTATGCAGAGGAACTGTCAATTATATTAATAATACGAAGCTGAGATTTGGGACGTAAATAAAAATTGTTTATAGTATTTTGAAAATATGTTGTGAGGATTAATTGAAAGATAAATTATAATTTGTAAGGCTATTAACGATAGTTGAAAGGAGCAAAAATGGGGAGAGCAAAATATCAAGTGTTGGTTATACCATATATAATTCAAGATAATATAATAAAGTATGCTGTATTTCATAGGTCGGATATGCAAGTATGGCAGTTTATTGCTGGTGGTGGCGAAGATGGAGAAACGCCACTCCAATCTGCAAAACGTGAAGCTTTTGAGGAAGCTAGTATCTCAACTGACAATAATTATTATCATTTGGAAACAAGTTGTAGTATTTCTACTGAATGTTTTAAATCATACAGAAGCATATGGGGGGAAGATTGTCTTGTTATTCCTGAATATACATTCGCAGTGAATGTGGAAACTGATGAAATGATACTTTCCAATGAACATACTGATTGCCAATGGATGGATTATAAAACTGCTAAGGAAAAGTTAAGATATGATAGTAATAAAGTAGCTTTATGGGAAGTTGACAACAAAATAAAAATGAGATTATTAGATTAACAAATTCCAATTTGTAAGGTTATCCATAAGTAACATAAGGTAGATATCCTAAATTGAACTAAATGCAAGCTGTGTTGCAAAAACGATAAAGATAATACCGAATGTTTTTTGAAGCAGCGATATCCTTTTTGGAGAATTCATAAAAAAATTATTTGCTATTCCTGCTAGTAAGCCATATCCAATAAACACTAAAAGTGTAACAATCATAAATGTAAAGCCATAAAGCAAACATTCAGTTATATAATTATCATTGATAGACTTTGCATATTGAGGCAGAAATGAGAAGAAAAATAAAGTGAGTTTTGGATTGAGTAGATTAATAAGAATTCCACTACGAATTATAGTACCGGCTTTTTCTTCTGACTTATTGTTTATTAGGTCAAAATTTGTTTTTGATCGTATCATGCCAATACCAAGATATAGCAAATATATAGCGCCAATTAGTTTTAAAATGAAGAAAGAGTTATTGCTCATATTAATAATAAATGATGAAAGTGCAATACTAATGCATAAATGTGGAATAATACCTATAGTACAACCAAGAGCGGCAAATATGCTTGCTCTTTTTCCTTTTGTTATTCCTGTTGAAATTGTATATGTAACTCCAGTGCCTGGAATTAATATTATAATAAACGATGTGACTAAAAAATTTAATGTATTCATAATTACCTCCTAATGTATTTTATTAACTGATATGATATAATTTATCATTATATAGTGGTCGTGATAAGATCCACATTTTGATTATTTTTATAGAACCATTTTAAAAAAGCGTAGAAGGTGTTTTTATGAATTTTATAAGTATTGATAGAGAGTCTAGAATTTCTTTATCCAAACAACTTTATATGTATTACAAAGAATCGATTTTAAACGGTAATCTAAAATCAAATGATAAACTTCCATCAACACGAGAATTATCAAGAGATTTAAATATTGCAAGAAATGTAGTGTTAGATTGTTATGAGCAGTTAATAGCAGAGGGATATGCTTATACGAAAAATGGTTCGGGGACTTATATATGTGAAGGGGTAAAATTCCAGCCAATAAAAATAAAAACGGAATCACAGTTTAATAAAAGTGATGATGACATAAGAAAAATATCATTTCGTACAGGAATTCCAGATTTAGATAATATACCTATTAATAAATGGGCACAGATGTATAAAGAAAGCATTCTTAACCTGGAAGTGACAAAGATGGATTATCAAAATTCTTTTGGAAGTTATGAATTACGCTCACAGCTTTCTACTTATTTAGAACGTGTTAGAGGCGTAAATACTTTACCAGACAATATACTGATTACAAATGGTGCAGCACAAGCTTTTTCTTTATTATGTAAGCTTGTAGATAAGCATGAATATGCGTTAGTTGAAAATCCCCTTAGTTATGGTATTCTCCATACATTAGAGAGTAATCATGTGTCTATAAAACCAATTAGGGTTGATGAACAAGGAATGGTTACTTCTGAATTACCTAAACAGCCTCCCAAACTGATATTTACTACACCAAGTCATCAGTTTCCAACAGGGGTAGTTCTTCCGATTAACAGAAGAATTGAAATGATAAAATATGCCAAGAAACACTGGACTTATATTGTAGAGGATGATTATGATAGCGAATTTCGATTCGATGGAGACCCAATACAGTCTATGCAATATTTAGACCCTGAACAGGTAATTTATGTAGGAACGTTTTCCAAAACTTTAATGCCAGCATTAAGAATAGGGTATATGGTTTTGCCTGATAAACTTCTTAGTAAAATAGAAGCTATAAAATATGTAGCTGACCTGCATTCGCCCAATTTTGAACAGATTACATTAGCAAAGTTTATAGAAACAGGTCTTTTTGATCGTCATATAAACAAGATGCGAAGATTGTATCTTAAAAAGAGAAACTATCTCATTAAGTGTCTTAAGAAAGAGCTTGGTGAACGTGTGATGATTACTGGTGCTCAGGCTGGAATGCATTTTGCAGCTGCTTTTAAGGATGTAACTTTTGATAAGGATCTTATGAGAAAGAT harbors:
- a CDS encoding MFS transporter, with protein sequence MEKENINNKYRTFTLVILLFGAFMDMLDTNIINIAIPSIQSNLQASSSAVQWTVNAYILGMALIIITGGRLGDILGRKKMFMIGVAGFTVASAISGSAPTINVMIFSNAIQGIMAGIMVPQVLSYIQVLFAPKERAGALGIYSGIGGFASVGGPLLAAFLIKINLLGLGWRTIFFINVPVGVFIFIAAAIVLTESKSINPLRVDIPGTLMAMTSLIMLLYPLIQGNSLGWPVWTYISMAASLIVCILFIVYEKHRMKLNKSPLIALNLFQIKSFVGGVSVFTLFMIAMIGYNIVFTFYLQMGLHFTPMHAALTALPFSLMLPVGAAFSVTKLAPRYGRNIVVIGLILCSLGLAGVELVMHGAGTSMSNWQLIPVLLIAGVGMGMVVAPLTDFSISQVPQQDAGSASGVLSMMQQVGSSIGIAILGTIFFNYIGSSFEFRGFTLGARYAIWSAVGILILTIPLVFLLPKKIHQNTDNL
- a CDS encoding TetR/AcrR family transcriptional regulator — protein: MTFVRARTKEQITSRQEEIINACDELLSRFGYEGVTFKAISELTSFTRPSIYNYYKTKDEVLLDLIKRELIDWQKCLVEMMEITPTMTKEEYSRSLTQQLESHDKLLMLSSILAIFIEVNSSVSFEKQEDFEKELNKLRSTFAASVNQYFPTAVAEKKEIFQFTFFAYTFGLFPVLHPSQKRMKVIEQTKTGLHVPDFQYICYHGILLLLSDL
- a CDS encoding glucose 1-dehydrogenase, with the protein product MSNSGKLSNKIALVTGGSKGIGASIAKHLGAAGATVVVNYSSSKSAADRTVAEIQAEGGTAWAVQGDFSKPEEITRVFSEIKQKHEKLDILVNNAGVFGYASLEDTTPEEFYRQVNLNVLGLLLATKEAAAMIGPEGGSVINIGSLSGQMPAAGLSIYSATKGALNSITVSLSKELGPRKIRVNAINPGMVATPGLQSDAMGDNFEEKVLKSTPIGRIGQPEDIAKSAVFLASDDASWITGQLLNVSGGTTF
- a CDS encoding phage integrase N-terminal SAM-like domain-containing protein, producing MVCTMNAFSRFYSKPPELLGEREIINYLEYCIKTKKLCRGTVNYINNTKLRFGT
- a CDS encoding NUDIX pyrophosphatase is translated as MGRAKYQVLVIPYIIQDNIIKYAVFHRSDMQVWQFIAGGGEDGETPLQSAKREAFEEASISTDNNYYHLETSCSISTECFKSYRSIWGEDCLVIPEYTFAVNVETDEMILSNEHTDCQWMDYKTAKEKLRYDSNKVALWEVDNKIKMRLLD
- a CDS encoding LysE family translocator, with the translated sequence MNTLNFLVTSFIIILIPGTGVTYTISTGITKGKRASIFAALGCTIGIIPHLCISIALSSFIINMSNNSFFILKLIGAIYLLYLGIGMIRSKTNFDLINNKSEEKAGTIIRSGILINLLNPKLTLFFFSFLPQYAKSINDNYITECLLYGFTFMIVTLLVFIGYGLLAGIANNFFMNSPKRISLLQKTFGIIFIVFATQLAFSSI
- a CDS encoding PLP-dependent aminotransferase family protein, whose translation is MNFISIDRESRISLSKQLYMYYKESILNGNLKSNDKLPSTRELSRDLNIARNVVLDCYEQLIAEGYAYTKNGSGTYICEGVKFQPIKIKTESQFNKSDDDIRKISFRTGIPDLDNIPINKWAQMYKESILNLEVTKMDYQNSFGSYELRSQLSTYLERVRGVNTLPDNILITNGAAQAFSLLCKLVDKHEYALVENPLSYGILHTLESNHVSIKPIRVDEQGMVTSELPKQPPKLIFTTPSHQFPTGVVLPINRRIEMIKYAKKHWTYIVEDDYDSEFRFDGDPIQSMQYLDPEQVIYVGTFSKTLMPALRIGYMVLPDKLLSKIEAIKYVADLHSPNFEQITLAKFIETGLFDRHINKMRRLYLKKRNYLIKCLKKELGERVMITGAQAGMHFAAAFKDVTFDKDLMRKIEEKNIEITAMNKHYILDNSDFTIYNTLIFGYGNTKVEQMEKGIKMLADIIK